A DNA window from Pseudoalteromonas marina contains the following coding sequences:
- a CDS encoding carbon starvation protein A yields MIIFFICLTILILGYKFYSPFVEKQAGMDSTVDTPQKRFSEGVDYVAIHPVRAFLIQFLNIAGVGPIFGPILGALYGPVALVWIVLGNVLGGAVHDFFSGVMSIKEDGKSLPEIAGHYYNVVFKGFMLIFTAMLLFFVGVVFIMSPAGLLSNLNLFEGTFLANNTFWVLAILAYYFLATLLPIDKIITRFYPIFGLLMIVMTVAVAVSLLINAPHLPVAGDFLAYFEADHAHDFLAPNPDGLPTWPLLFITITCGAISGFHSTQAPIIARCLTNEKYVRPVYYGAMMCEGIVGCVWALAGIAAFPEGYAGLKAMLDQGGPGLVVNHIANSYLGVFGGIMAIIAVAVFPITSGDTAFRSLRLTVVDAFNIPQSIRNRLLLALPILTIAYFMTKLDFSLIWRYFAFSNMLLSTSVLWLATKYLFDRGTFHWIASIPAVIATAVTLSYITTAAIGFNLSSDLGKPIGAGVAVIGLIILAIVHAKHKASPAV; encoded by the coding sequence ATGATTATCTTTTTTATTTGCCTCACTATATTAATTTTGGGATATAAGTTTTATAGCCCATTTGTAGAAAAACAAGCAGGCATGGATTCAACGGTTGATACACCACAAAAACGCTTTAGTGAAGGTGTTGATTACGTGGCTATTCACCCTGTTCGTGCTTTTTTAATTCAATTTTTAAATATTGCGGGTGTGGGTCCAATTTTTGGCCCTATACTGGGCGCTTTATATGGTCCGGTTGCGCTTGTATGGATTGTGTTAGGAAATGTATTAGGTGGCGCTGTACACGACTTTTTCTCAGGTGTAATGAGTATAAAAGAAGACGGTAAAAGCTTACCTGAAATAGCTGGTCACTATTACAATGTTGTATTTAAAGGCTTTATGCTTATTTTCACCGCAATGCTGTTATTTTTTGTTGGTGTAGTATTCATAATGAGCCCAGCGGGTTTACTTAGTAACTTAAATTTATTTGAAGGTACATTTTTAGCCAATAACACTTTTTGGGTATTGGCTATTTTGGCTTATTACTTTTTAGCGACGCTGTTACCAATTGATAAGATCATTACACGTTTTTACCCTATTTTTGGTTTGTTAATGATTGTTATGACAGTCGCTGTTGCCGTGTCGTTACTAATTAACGCGCCACATTTACCGGTTGCTGGCGACTTTTTGGCGTATTTTGAAGCCGATCACGCGCATGACTTTTTAGCACCAAACCCGGACGGGTTACCAACTTGGCCCCTATTATTCATAACCATTACCTGTGGTGCTATTAGTGGTTTTCATTCAACGCAAGCACCTATTATTGCTCGTTGCTTAACAAACGAAAAATATGTACGCCCGGTGTACTACGGTGCCATGATGTGTGAAGGCATTGTTGGTTGTGTTTGGGCATTGGCTGGTATTGCGGCTTTCCCTGAAGGTTATGCTGGTTTAAAAGCAATGCTTGATCAAGGTGGTCCAGGCTTAGTTGTAAACCATATTGCAAATAGTTACTTAGGTGTATTTGGCGGTATTATGGCAATTATTGCGGTTGCTGTTTTCCCTATTACCTCAGGCGACACCGCATTTCGTTCACTGCGCTTAACGGTAGTTGATGCCTTTAATATTCCGCAAAGTATACGTAATCGCCTGTTGTTGGCTTTACCTATTCTAACTATTGCTTACTTTATGACCAAATTGGATTTTTCATTAATTTGGCGTTACTTTGCGTTTTCAAATATGTTGCTTTCTACCAGTGTACTATGGCTTGCTACTAAGTATTTGTTTGACCGTGGCACCTTTCATTGGATTGCGAGTATACCTGCGGTTATTGCAACGGCTGTGACCTTGTCGTATATCACAACAGCTGCAATTGGTTTTAACTTATCGAGCGATTTAGGTAAACCTATCGGTGCAGGGGTCGCGGTGATTGGTCTGATCATACTTGCCATTGTGCATGCTAAGCATAAAGCGAGCCCTGCAGTTTAA
- a CDS encoding TetR/AcrR family transcriptional regulator yields MSKKEALLKAAENRVRLGGYSNFSFRELANEVGIKSASVHYHFPTKADLGAELAHQYTDAFLLSLGEPAELKAQGKNPIDFYTSLFRGALVTDKKMCLCGLLGAESDSLPEKVREEVKRFFTQNLTWLSAAHSVNGEINPQKAAIQTVSMLEGAMMISKTLDDHSYFDLATRDSI; encoded by the coding sequence ATGAGCAAAAAAGAGGCCCTACTCAAAGCGGCAGAGAATAGAGTACGCCTAGGCGGATACAGCAATTTTAGCTTTAGAGAACTTGCTAACGAAGTAGGTATAAAAAGCGCCAGTGTACATTATCACTTCCCTACTAAAGCCGACTTAGGTGCAGAGCTTGCACATCAATATACTGATGCGTTTTTGCTTTCATTAGGGGAGCCCGCTGAGTTAAAAGCGCAAGGTAAAAACCCTATCGACTTTTATACGTCGCTATTTAGAGGCGCATTGGTGACCGATAAAAAAATGTGCTTATGCGGTTTACTTGGCGCCGAGAGTGACAGCTTACCTGAAAAAGTACGTGAAGAAGTAAAGCGCTTTTTCACTCAAAATTTAACCTGGCTAAGCGCAGCGCATTCGGTCAACGGTGAAATAAACCCACAAAAAGCAGCTATTCAAACGGTAAGTATGCTTGAGGGTGCGATGATGATCAGTAAAACACTCGACGATCACAGCTACTTTGATTTAGCAACGCGAGACAGTATTTAA
- a CDS encoding glutathione S-transferase family protein: MKIYDVENFPNPLRIRIALAEKNATTEVEFIAVDLLNGEHRTEAFIAKNPLAGVPVLELDDGTFISECTAITEYIDAAFTGPSLMGISAKERAVINMMQKRAESMVLDAVATYFHHATDGLGPELETYQNIAWGEKQGEKARTNLNYFNDILAKSRFVAGDNFSIADITLYAGLVFAGFANIALPSHLTHLLAWQKAVAARPSVAGL, encoded by the coding sequence ATGAAAATTTATGATGTAGAAAACTTTCCAAACCCGCTTCGCATTCGTATTGCGCTAGCAGAAAAAAATGCGACAACTGAAGTTGAATTTATTGCGGTTGACTTGCTTAATGGTGAACACCGGACAGAGGCTTTTATAGCTAAAAACCCATTAGCTGGTGTGCCAGTATTAGAGCTTGATGACGGAACATTTATATCAGAATGCACAGCAATTACTGAATATATTGATGCTGCTTTTACAGGACCATCATTGATGGGTATTTCGGCAAAAGAGCGGGCAGTAATAAATATGATGCAAAAACGTGCTGAGTCTATGGTACTTGATGCTGTTGCAACGTATTTTCATCATGCTACTGATGGATTAGGCCCAGAGCTTGAAACATATCAAAATATTGCATGGGGCGAAAAGCAAGGTGAAAAGGCGCGTACTAACTTAAATTATTTTAACGATATACTTGCTAAATCAAGGTTTGTTGCGGGCGATAATTTTAGTATTGCCGATATAACTCTTTATGCTGGATTAGTGTTTGCTGGGTTTGCCAACATTGCGCTACCGAGTCATTTAACTCATTTGCTAGCGTGGCAAAAAGCAGTTGCAGCTCGACCAAGCGTAGCGGGCTTATAA
- a CDS encoding cupin domain-containing protein, producing MKIAADFSQRIVVNSNTLPWVKSPMAGVDRRPLDRIGDEVARATSIVRYAPGSEFSPHVHTGGEEFVVLEGVFQDEHGDFPAGSYIRNPPQSQHKPGSKEGCIIFVKLWQFQPQDRTHVRLQTHFMGSVEHSTQQGVAVTPLYKDEFEEVSLIHLAPNAQFVLDAECGAELLVIEGTVTEGQDLLEKSSWLRTPVNSNVLAKAGKLGAKLWVKEGHLNDVDNQIARVQQA from the coding sequence ATGAAAATAGCAGCCGATTTTAGTCAGCGTATAGTGGTGAACAGTAATACATTACCGTGGGTAAAATCGCCTATGGCAGGCGTTGATAGGCGACCTCTTGATCGCATCGGCGATGAGGTTGCGCGTGCAACGAGTATTGTTCGTTATGCACCAGGTAGTGAGTTTTCGCCACATGTTCATACCGGCGGGGAAGAGTTTGTTGTGTTAGAAGGTGTTTTTCAGGATGAACATGGCGATTTTCCTGCTGGCTCGTACATCAGAAACCCGCCGCAATCACAACATAAGCCGGGTTCAAAAGAGGGATGTATTATTTTTGTTAAGCTTTGGCAGTTTCAGCCACAGGATAGAACACACGTTCGGTTGCAAACTCACTTTATGGGCAGCGTTGAACACTCAACACAACAAGGGGTTGCGGTAACACCTTTATACAAAGATGAGTTTGAGGAAGTTAGCTTAATCCATTTAGCGCCTAATGCGCAGTTTGTTTTAGATGCTGAGTGCGGAGCTGAGTTGTTAGTAATTGAAGGCACCGTAACAGAAGGGCAAGATTTGCTTGAAAAAAGTAGCTGGTTGCGTACGCCTGTAAATTCTAATGTTTTAGCAAAAGCAGGCAAGCTGGGTGCTAAGTTATGGGTTAAAGAAGGGCATTTAAACGATGTAGATAACCAAATTGCGAGAGTGCAGCAAGCTTAA
- a CDS encoding STAS/SEC14 domain-containing protein produces MANLTPSLTLDIEGAGREIFITLKAVGNLKHADYNAITPKIEAALLKVNNPIINLFIDGIELKGVGFKSIFDDLNLGIKHNKALSKVAIYGNKTWQATAANIGNRIICGEMAYFENATAAIDWLEH; encoded by the coding sequence ATGGCAAATTTAACTCCTAGTTTAACACTTGATATAGAAGGCGCTGGACGCGAAATTTTTATAACCTTAAAAGCAGTGGGTAATTTAAAGCACGCTGATTACAATGCAATTACCCCTAAAATTGAAGCCGCGCTTTTAAAGGTAAACAACCCGATTATTAATTTATTTATAGACGGCATTGAGTTAAAGGGCGTGGGTTTTAAATCGATATTTGACGATTTGAATTTAGGGATAAAGCATAATAAAGCGCTAAGTAAAGTAGCTATTTACGGTAATAAAACATGGCAAGCAACCGCTGCAAACATTGGGAATCGTATTATTTGTGGTGAAATGGCTTACTTTGAAAATGCCACTGCGGCAATTGATTGGCTTGAACACTAG
- a CDS encoding carbohydrate kinase family protein: MTKLLSLGELLIDMLPQDSHNTAYLPIPGGAPANVAVGYAKLGGNAAFCGGMGDDYFAKQLTDALKQYNVGTEYLFTIENAQTAMVIVSLDETGERSFNFYRHNTADLLLAPEHLQQIQWDEISTLHFCSNTLTSIAIASTTLSALKQAKIHNKLVSFDVNLRYSLWHNIRDIEPNVRACYAHCDIIKLSRDELNFLAEHTSQSGDEYLQSLLELGVSLIFLTDGPEPATVYHKKFNVSEAAPIINAIDTTSAGDAFIAGVLYHLNHYNETLLPIDKLNNKQVIKDALSFGLRCGSKACLSKGAFPALPVLDDVL, translated from the coding sequence ATGACCAAATTACTTAGCCTTGGCGAGCTGCTTATTGATATGTTGCCACAAGACTCACACAACACAGCGTATTTACCTATTCCTGGCGGCGCACCTGCAAACGTAGCAGTCGGTTATGCAAAGTTGGGCGGAAACGCAGCTTTTTGTGGTGGTATGGGTGATGATTACTTTGCAAAACAACTTACTGACGCGTTAAAGCAATATAATGTCGGCACCGAGTATTTATTCACTATAGAAAATGCGCAAACAGCGATGGTTATTGTCAGCTTAGATGAAACTGGCGAACGCAGCTTTAATTTTTACCGCCATAACACCGCCGACCTACTCCTTGCTCCTGAACATTTACAGCAAATTCAGTGGGATGAAATAAGTACCCTACACTTTTGCTCAAATACGCTAACAAGTATTGCTATTGCAAGCACTACATTGAGCGCTTTAAAACAAGCAAAAATTCATAATAAACTTGTTAGCTTTGACGTAAATTTACGATACAGCCTTTGGCATAATATTCGTGATATTGAGCCTAATGTGCGTGCCTGCTACGCCCATTGCGACATTATAAAACTGTCACGTGATGAGTTAAATTTTTTAGCAGAACACACCAGTCAATCAGGTGATGAATATTTACAATCGCTATTAGAGTTAGGTGTTAGTTTAATTTTCTTAACCGATGGACCCGAGCCTGCCACTGTTTACCATAAAAAGTTTAACGTTAGTGAAGCTGCACCGATTATTAATGCAATAGATACAACCAGTGCCGGAGACGCGTTTATTGCAGGTGTGTTATATCATTTAAATCATTACAACGAGACGCTATTACCAATCGACAAACTCAATAATAAACAAGTAATTAAAGACGCATTAAGTTTTGGCCTTCGTTGTGGCTCAAAAGCCTGTTTATCAAAGGGTGCTTTTCCTGCATTGCCCGTTTTAGACGATGTACTTTGA
- a CDS encoding TonB-dependent siderophore receptor, translating to MTTHNTPLYLISALALAVSQGINAQEAETTQPEASQNKGLETIVVTGVPRRTTIMASSVSVSSVSLEQVQVSTPRSTAEAFRIIPGIRSESTGGEGNANIAVRGLPVASGGAKFLQLQEDGLPVLQYGDIAFGNADIFMRLDNTVQTVESIRGGSASTAASNAPGGIINFISKNGENESGSVATTVGLDFDSVRTDFEYGTYLTDSVRFHVGGFVRQGEGPRETGYTSNKGGQIKANLTKDFENGYVRLYYKHLDDKSVGYLPMPMYSNGDSVPGFDSQSDTPHSALFTKTVRLNGQNQISNGDIRDGMNPNVDSIGFEAVFDLDNDWRIENRFRKSSVSGNFNSVFPAEVGDASAMAESIGGAGATLSNANTGDAFNGDLAMRIHTFDVTMNDFDSIVNDFKLTKSFDDDTSLTFGYYASTQNIAMSWLWNSYVMELKGDNAALLNVTAADGTEFSENGLYAYGTPFWGNCCQRDYDTEYDTRAPYVAFSTKLGDLSIDASARYDSGEARGNYAGAVTSTVDMNRDGVISVPEQNVVGIDHANSSPVNYDWSYSSYSIGANYQIDPSLATFARISKGGRANADRLLFGKVRTDGSVADEDAIDEVNQFEFGVKKRFDSLSVFATAFYAETEEQNFEATSQKFFDREYEAKGIEIESTYFMDAWDFRGNLTWTDAEIAKDALSPDVVGNTPRRQADLIYSLMARYSYEKGAAGLSFIGTTDAYAQDNNDLKFDGYTQVNGFVSYDLSENLSLALNVNNLFDTVGITEAEEGSVPANDIIRARTINGRTTSLTLKYAFN from the coding sequence ATGACAACACACAACACTCCTTTATATTTAATCAGTGCATTAGCACTTGCAGTAAGCCAAGGCATTAATGCTCAAGAAGCAGAAACAACTCAGCCAGAAGCATCACAAAACAAAGGACTTGAAACAATCGTTGTAACCGGTGTTCCACGCCGTACAACAATTATGGCTTCAAGCGTATCAGTAAGCAGTGTATCGCTTGAACAAGTTCAAGTTTCAACACCTCGCTCTACCGCTGAAGCATTTAGAATCATTCCGGGTATACGTTCAGAATCTACTGGCGGTGAAGGTAACGCAAACATTGCAGTTCGTGGTCTACCGGTTGCATCAGGTGGCGCTAAATTTTTACAGTTACAAGAAGACGGTTTACCTGTACTGCAATACGGTGACATCGCTTTTGGTAATGCTGATATTTTTATGCGCCTTGACAACACGGTACAAACGGTTGAGTCAATCCGTGGTGGTTCAGCGTCTACAGCAGCAAGTAATGCACCGGGCGGTATCATCAACTTTATCTCTAAAAACGGCGAAAACGAATCGGGCAGCGTTGCAACCACTGTTGGCCTAGATTTTGACAGTGTACGTACTGATTTTGAATACGGTACTTATTTAACTGACAGCGTTCGCTTTCATGTAGGTGGCTTTGTACGCCAAGGTGAAGGCCCACGTGAAACAGGTTACACATCAAATAAAGGTGGTCAAATAAAAGCTAATTTGACTAAAGATTTCGAAAACGGCTATGTGCGTCTTTACTACAAACACTTAGACGACAAAAGCGTTGGTTACCTTCCAATGCCAATGTACTCAAATGGTGATTCAGTTCCAGGGTTTGATTCTCAGTCAGATACACCGCATTCAGCACTGTTCACTAAAACAGTTCGCTTAAACGGTCAAAACCAAATTAGCAATGGTGACATTCGAGACGGCATGAACCCAAATGTTGATTCTATTGGCTTTGAAGCTGTATTCGACCTAGACAACGACTGGCGTATTGAAAACCGTTTCCGTAAGTCATCAGTTAGCGGAAACTTTAATTCTGTTTTCCCTGCTGAAGTAGGTGATGCATCAGCAATGGCAGAAAGCATTGGTGGAGCAGGAGCAACACTGAGCAATGCAAACACAGGTGACGCATTCAATGGCGATTTAGCTATGCGTATCCATACGTTTGACGTAACAATGAATGACTTTGACTCTATTGTTAACGACTTTAAACTAACAAAATCGTTTGACGATGACACAAGCCTTACGTTTGGTTACTACGCATCAACGCAAAACATAGCGATGTCGTGGTTGTGGAACTCTTATGTTATGGAGCTCAAAGGTGACAATGCCGCACTGTTAAATGTAACGGCTGCCGACGGCACTGAGTTTTCAGAAAATGGTTTATACGCATACGGCACGCCATTTTGGGGTAACTGTTGTCAGCGCGACTACGACACTGAATACGACACACGTGCACCTTATGTTGCGTTCTCAACTAAACTTGGTGACTTAAGCATTGATGCAAGTGCCCGTTACGACAGCGGCGAAGCACGCGGTAACTACGCAGGAGCAGTAACCTCTACTGTTGACATGAACCGTGATGGTGTTATTTCAGTACCCGAGCAGAATGTTGTCGGTATTGATCATGCTAACTCAAGCCCAGTAAATTACGACTGGAGCTACTCTTCTTACTCAATTGGTGCTAACTACCAAATAGACCCTAGCCTTGCAACATTTGCACGTATCAGTAAAGGCGGACGTGCAAACGCTGATCGTCTTTTATTTGGTAAAGTACGCACAGATGGCTCAGTAGCTGATGAAGATGCAATTGATGAAGTAAATCAATTTGAGTTTGGTGTTAAAAAGCGTTTTGACTCGCTATCGGTATTCGCAACAGCGTTCTACGCAGAAACTGAAGAACAAAACTTTGAAGCAACATCACAAAAGTTCTTCGACCGTGAATACGAAGCCAAAGGTATTGAGATTGAATCAACGTACTTCATGGATGCGTGGGATTTTCGTGGTAACTTGACGTGGACTGATGCTGAAATTGCTAAAGATGCGCTATCTCCTGACGTTGTAGGTAACACACCACGCCGTCAAGCGGATTTAATTTACTCACTAATGGCTCGCTACAGCTATGAGAAAGGGGCAGCAGGTCTGAGCTTTATTGGTACAACTGACGCTTACGCTCAAGATAATAACGACCTTAAATTCGATGGTTACACACAGGTAAATGGCTTTGTAAGCTACGACCTATCTGAAAACCTTAGCCTAGCACTGAATGTAAATAACCTATTTGACACAGTCGGTATTACAGAAGCAGAGGAAGGCTCTGTACCAGCAAACGATATTATACGCGCACGTACAATTAATGGCCGTACAACATCACTAACGCTTAAATACGCATTTAACTAA
- a CDS encoding MFS transporter has translation MTKSHTQASSDPLRQIRWLTYMMFFMFAMTSDAVGMIIPELIKDFGLSMTQASAFHYAPMALIAFSGLFLGFLADSLGRKQTIMLGLLIFSASCFLFSVSSSFNFFLVLLCCIGLAIGLFKTGALALLGDISHSNEEHTKTMNKVEGFFGIGAIVGPALVGVLLVQNVSWTYLYIIAGVMCLILALLAWRADYPPVVKTTEKPASLATTMKMIKNPYALGFSMAIALYVATEVAIYVWMPTLLQDYTGSWPLLATYALTIFFILRAAGRFIAVWLLNRFSWQGVMTYLSLGIALCYVGTLIGGVDWAVGLLPLSGLFMSMVYPTLNSKGISCFPVQQHGAVAGVILFFTALSAALAPLLMGMISDYFGHVRYGFYLATGFAVILFLAMLFNYLRDPSASALEQNNVVTN, from the coding sequence ATGACAAAATCACACACACAAGCAAGCAGCGATCCGTTGCGACAAATACGCTGGCTCACATACATGATGTTTTTTATGTTTGCCATGACCTCTGATGCGGTCGGCATGATCATCCCTGAGCTTATAAAAGACTTTGGCTTAAGTATGACCCAAGCCAGTGCCTTTCATTATGCGCCAATGGCTTTAATTGCTTTTAGTGGACTATTTTTAGGCTTTTTAGCCGACAGCCTTGGACGAAAGCAAACCATTATGCTGGGGTTACTCATTTTTTCTGCGAGTTGTTTTTTATTTTCAGTAAGTTCTAGTTTTAATTTTTTCTTGGTACTTCTTTGCTGTATTGGTTTGGCAATCGGTTTATTTAAAACAGGTGCATTAGCTTTATTGGGTGATATTTCACACAGTAACGAAGAACACACCAAAACAATGAACAAGGTAGAAGGCTTTTTTGGAATAGGTGCTATTGTTGGTCCTGCACTGGTAGGTGTTTTACTCGTTCAAAATGTTAGCTGGACATACCTTTACATTATTGCTGGTGTTATGTGTTTGATCCTTGCGCTTCTGGCGTGGCGCGCAGATTATCCGCCAGTTGTAAAAACAACCGAAAAACCCGCTTCACTTGCCACCACCATGAAAATGATTAAAAACCCTTATGCACTGGGCTTTTCAATGGCTATCGCACTATACGTTGCAACCGAAGTGGCTATTTATGTATGGATGCCAACACTATTACAAGATTACACTGGTTCATGGCCATTACTTGCAACCTACGCATTAACCATATTCTTTATACTTCGCGCGGCGGGTCGTTTTATAGCGGTATGGTTACTAAATCGCTTTAGCTGGCAAGGCGTAATGACCTACCTAAGCCTTGGCATAGCACTATGTTATGTAGGCACATTAATTGGCGGTGTAGATTGGGCTGTGGGATTGCTTCCACTTTCAGGTTTATTTATGTCAATGGTTTACCCTACTTTAAACTCTAAGGGCATTTCCTGTTTCCCTGTTCAACAACATGGTGCTGTAGCCGGCGTTATATTATTTTTTACCGCATTGTCAGCAGCATTAGCCCCACTTTTAATGGGCATGATCAGTGATTACTTTGGTCATGTGCGTTACGGTTTTTACTTAGCAACTGGTTTTGCAGTTATTTTATTTTTGGCTATGCTATTTAATTATTTACGTGACCCATCAGCATCAGCTTTAGAGCAAAATAACGTAGTTACTAATTAA
- the gtfA gene encoding sucrose phosphorylase, whose translation MMQNKVQLITYADRITGQDINALTTLLNGSLKGVFGGVHLLPFYNPIDGSDAGFDPIDHSEVDSRIGSWEDIKALGNNHDLMADLIVNHVSAQSFQFQDVLAKGKTSEFWDLFLTKEDVFPNGMSDAEQKAIYRPRPGSCFTPMKCGDGETYDFWTTFTDNQIDINVKVEAGVAYLNNVLTKFSANNVNIIRLDAAGYAIKQAGTNCFMLDETFGYLDNLSKQANELGMETIAEIHSHYQTQVEVAKRVNMVYDFALPPLILHSLFNNDVDALLKWLKISPRNCLTVLDTHDGIGIIDAGPMGDKPGLLNAEQIDNLVETMHANSNNESRQATGAAASNVDLYQVNCTYYNALGAKDFDYLLSRAIQFFAPGVPQVYYGGLFACENDMELLAKTNVGRDINRPYLNADKISESLDKPVVKGLIELIKLRNEHPAFSGEFSAQGEGSMCCLTWQLGEQSISLSVDFEARTALITQVNGEEETSISLDSLL comes from the coding sequence ATGATGCAAAACAAAGTTCAATTGATCACATATGCTGATCGAATCACTGGCCAAGACATTAATGCACTCACTACACTTTTAAATGGATCTTTAAAAGGCGTATTTGGCGGTGTGCATTTGTTGCCATTTTATAACCCAATTGACGGCAGTGATGCTGGCTTTGACCCAATAGACCATAGTGAAGTAGATTCAAGAATAGGTTCTTGGGAGGACATCAAAGCGCTTGGTAACAACCATGATTTAATGGCTGACTTAATTGTTAACCATGTTTCGGCGCAATCTTTTCAGTTTCAGGATGTGCTTGCTAAAGGTAAAACCTCTGAATTTTGGGATTTGTTTTTAACCAAAGAAGACGTATTTCCAAATGGCATGAGCGACGCAGAGCAAAAAGCAATTTATCGTCCTCGCCCTGGTAGTTGTTTTACACCAATGAAATGTGGTGATGGCGAAACGTACGATTTTTGGACTACGTTTACCGATAACCAAATTGACATTAATGTAAAGGTAGAGGCTGGCGTTGCGTATCTAAATAATGTACTCACAAAGTTCTCTGCTAACAATGTAAATATTATTCGCTTAGATGCAGCGGGTTACGCTATTAAGCAAGCGGGTACTAACTGTTTTATGCTAGATGAAACGTTTGGTTACTTAGATAACTTATCTAAGCAAGCAAATGAATTAGGTATGGAAACAATTGCTGAAATACACAGCCATTATCAAACTCAGGTTGAAGTGGCTAAACGCGTAAACATGGTTTATGACTTTGCACTGCCGCCGCTTATTTTACATAGTTTGTTTAATAACGATGTTGATGCACTTTTAAAGTGGCTAAAAATATCACCACGTAACTGTTTAACTGTACTCGATACACATGACGGCATTGGTATTATTGATGCTGGGCCAATGGGCGACAAACCAGGTCTATTAAACGCTGAGCAAATTGATAACCTTGTTGAAACAATGCATGCAAACAGTAATAACGAAAGCCGACAAGCAACTGGGGCTGCAGCCAGTAATGTTGATTTGTACCAAGTTAACTGTACTTATTACAATGCATTGGGGGCAAAAGATTTTGATTATTTATTGTCTCGCGCCATTCAGTTTTTTGCACCAGGTGTTCCACAAGTTTACTACGGTGGTTTATTTGCATGCGAAAACGACATGGAGCTTTTAGCTAAAACAAATGTTGGCCGTGATATTAACCGCCCATATTTAAATGCAGATAAAATAAGCGAATCACTTGATAAGCCCGTTGTAAAAGGTTTAATAGAGCTCATTAAATTACGAAATGAACACCCAGCGTTTTCTGGGGAGTTTTCAGCGCAAGGTGAAGGCAGTATGTGTTGTTTAACGTGGCAACTTGGTGAGCAATCTATTTCATTAAGTGTAGATTTTGAAGCAAGAACCGCCCTCATAACGCAAGTAAATGGTGAAGAAGAAACATCGATAAGTTTAGATTCTTTATTGTAA
- a CDS encoding LacI family DNA-binding transcriptional regulator — protein sequence MSKQIRWTLKSIAKELGVSNATVSNAFNRPDQLSEKRREAILKACKELGYFGPNKAAQSLRSGTFNIVALVLPDSVEYMVSDPVASSFMRGVTSVLEKNNINVLLFSGINNNLNSVVDFVDGFICYGRPRNHALVEQLKTTPKHVVTVDFDINRNASVNINNEQASYEIAKHVLHNINDKVAILGLRLLDENVLCRVYEHHEFQTGESISHQRLRGYQRALVEASISVADDRIWNIPESSERFANIAAKEVLSASPRPNVIICMSDLIALATMREAIKQGIKIGKDLRIVGFDGIDEAARFVPRLSTIHQNSEEKGVIAANLFISKENKIQEVSYELDIGASS from the coding sequence ATGAGTAAACAAATTCGATGGACCCTAAAAAGTATTGCTAAAGAGTTAGGTGTGTCTAATGCAACGGTATCTAATGCATTTAATCGACCAGATCAGCTCTCAGAAAAGCGCCGAGAAGCGATACTCAAAGCCTGCAAAGAGCTTGGTTACTTTGGCCCAAATAAAGCAGCACAATCATTAAGAAGCGGTACATTTAACATTGTCGCTTTGGTGCTACCCGACAGCGTTGAATACATGGTATCAGACCCAGTTGCCAGCAGTTTTATGCGTGGCGTGACCTCTGTACTCGAAAAAAACAATATTAACGTTTTATTGTTCTCTGGTATTAATAATAATCTTAATAGTGTTGTTGATTTTGTAGATGGTTTTATTTGCTACGGTCGCCCTCGTAACCACGCATTAGTAGAACAACTTAAAACTACGCCAAAACACGTCGTCACAGTCGATTTTGACATTAACCGCAATGCGTCGGTTAACATTAATAACGAACAAGCTAGCTACGAAATTGCCAAGCATGTTTTGCACAATATAAACGATAAGGTCGCCATTCTAGGGCTAAGACTTCTCGATGAAAACGTATTATGCCGCGTTTATGAACATCACGAGTTTCAAACCGGAGAGTCAATTTCTCATCAGCGTTTACGTGGCTATCAACGTGCATTAGTTGAGGCAAGTATTAGTGTTGCTGACGACCGCATTTGGAACATACCTGAAAGCAGCGAGCGCTTTGCTAATATAGCTGCAAAAGAAGTACTATCAGCTTCACCTCGCCCTAACGTTATTATCTGTATGAGTGATTTAATTGCACTCGCCACAATGCGAGAGGCAATCAAGCAAGGTATAAAAATTGGAAAAGACCTACGTATTGTTGGATTTGATGGGATTGATGAAGCAGCACGGTTCGTGCCTAGGTTAAGTACTATTCATCAAAACAGTGAAGAAAAAGGCGTAATTGCTGCAAACTTATTTATTTCTAAAGAAAATAAAATACAAGAAGTCAGCTACGAACTCGACATTGGTGCCAGCAGTTAA